From a region of the Chrysiogenia bacterium genome:
- a CDS encoding aconitate hydratase translates to MPKIETTPELVKNAYESMRAKLATVRERLGRPLSLAEKVLLGHLDDPKSAELEPGKSYLLLRPDRVAMQDATAQMAILQFMLSGKTETAVPSTVHCDHLIRAHSGAGDDMNVAMDENKEVYDFLSSAAKKYGMGFWKPGAGIIHQVVLENYAFPGGMMIGTDSHTPNAGGLGMVACGVGGADAVDVMAGFPWEVLYPKRIGVKLTGKMGGWTSPKDVIVRLCGILTVKGGTNAIVEYFGEGARNISCTGKATITNMGAELGATCSIFPFDDAMDRYLRATDRAGVADLAKEYKDLLEADAEVEADPEKYFDQVVEIDLSTLEPQITGPHSPDRTRGISELAAEAKKEGFAENVTAALIGSCTNSSYEDISRVVDLAQQALGAGLKAEIPFLITPGSDNIFETIKRDGQMEVLEKVGATVLANACGPCIGQWQRDDVAKGTKNSIVSSFNRNFPARNDGNPATESFITSPEIVFALAMGRKLSFNPLTDEIPVGGKSFKFKAPAAAPDLPANGFVAPKDGYQAPASDASNVEVKVSPESDRLQILTQFPAWDGKDYEKLPVLLKAQGKCTTDHISPAGTWLKYRGHLDNISNNMFLGAKNAFSEKLGFGINVETGEEAEINKVARDYRDRGMRWVAVGDENYGEGSSREHAAMEPRHLGGAAVIVRSFARIHQSNLKKQGILPLTFADPVDYDKIDARDRISIVGLAGLAPGKQVDAIIHKEGGEQIKIKLNHTLNDEQIAWFKAGSALNQLRNEAGL, encoded by the coding sequence ATGCCCAAAATCGAAACCACCCCTGAACTAGTCAAGAACGCCTATGAGTCCATGCGGGCCAAGCTGGCAACCGTCCGCGAGCGCCTGGGGCGCCCGCTGAGCCTGGCCGAGAAGGTCCTGCTGGGGCATCTCGACGACCCCAAGAGCGCCGAGCTCGAGCCCGGCAAGAGCTACCTGCTGCTGCGCCCCGACCGGGTGGCCATGCAGGATGCGACGGCCCAGATGGCGATCTTGCAGTTCATGCTCTCGGGCAAGACCGAGACCGCGGTGCCCAGCACCGTTCACTGCGACCACCTGATTCGCGCGCACAGCGGTGCGGGCGACGACATGAACGTGGCCATGGACGAGAACAAGGAGGTCTATGACTTCCTCAGCTCGGCGGCCAAGAAATACGGCATGGGCTTCTGGAAGCCCGGCGCCGGCATCATCCACCAGGTCGTGCTCGAGAACTACGCCTTTCCCGGCGGCATGATGATCGGTACCGACTCCCACACGCCCAATGCGGGCGGTCTTGGAATGGTGGCCTGCGGCGTGGGCGGCGCCGACGCCGTGGACGTGATGGCGGGCTTCCCCTGGGAAGTGCTCTATCCCAAACGAATCGGCGTGAAGCTCACCGGGAAAATGGGCGGTTGGACCTCGCCCAAGGACGTTATCGTGCGTCTGTGCGGCATCCTCACCGTGAAGGGCGGCACCAACGCCATCGTCGAATACTTCGGCGAGGGCGCGCGCAACATCAGTTGCACCGGCAAGGCGACGATTACGAACATGGGCGCCGAGCTGGGCGCGACCTGCTCGATCTTCCCCTTCGACGACGCCATGGACCGGTACCTTCGCGCCACCGACCGCGCGGGCGTCGCCGACCTGGCCAAGGAATACAAGGATCTGCTTGAAGCCGACGCCGAGGTCGAAGCCGATCCCGAGAAATACTTCGACCAGGTGGTCGAGATCGATCTCTCCACGCTCGAGCCCCAGATCACCGGCCCCCACAGCCCCGACCGCACCCGCGGCATTTCGGAACTGGCCGCCGAGGCCAAGAAAGAGGGCTTTGCCGAGAACGTGACCGCCGCCCTGATCGGCAGTTGTACGAATTCTTCCTACGAAGACATCTCGCGCGTGGTGGACCTCGCGCAGCAGGCGCTGGGTGCCGGCCTGAAGGCCGAGATCCCGTTCCTGATCACGCCGGGTTCGGACAACATCTTCGAGACCATCAAGCGCGACGGGCAGATGGAAGTGCTTGAGAAGGTCGGCGCCACCGTGCTGGCCAACGCCTGCGGCCCGTGTATCGGTCAGTGGCAGCGCGACGACGTGGCGAAGGGAACCAAGAACTCCATCGTTTCCTCCTTCAACCGCAACTTCCCCGCGCGAAACGACGGCAACCCGGCCACCGAGTCCTTCATCACGAGCCCCGAGATCGTCTTTGCGCTCGCCATGGGTCGCAAGCTCAGCTTCAACCCGCTCACCGACGAGATTCCGGTTGGCGGCAAGAGCTTCAAGTTCAAGGCCCCGGCCGCCGCGCCGGATCTCCCGGCCAACGGTTTCGTTGCGCCCAAGGACGGCTACCAGGCCCCTGCCTCGGATGCATCGAACGTCGAGGTGAAGGTGAGCCCCGAGAGCGACCGCCTGCAGATTCTCACCCAGTTCCCGGCCTGGGACGGCAAGGACTACGAGAAGCTTCCCGTCCTCCTCAAGGCGCAGGGCAAGTGCACCACCGACCACATCTCGCCGGCGGGCACGTGGCTCAAATACCGCGGCCACCTCGACAACATCTCCAACAACATGTTCCTGGGCGCCAAGAACGCATTCAGCGAGAAGCTCGGGTTCGGCATCAACGTCGAGACAGGCGAGGAAGCCGAGATCAACAAGGTCGCCCGCGATTATCGTGACCGCGGGATGCGCTGGGTGGCAGTGGGTGACGAGAACTACGGCGAGGGCTCCAGCCGCGAGCACGCCGCCATGGAGCCGCGTCACCTTGGCGGCGCCGCCGTGATCGTGCGCTCCTTTGCGCGCATCCACCAGAGCAACCTCAAGAAGCAGGGCATTCTGCCGCTGACCTTCGCCGACCCGGTGGATTACGACAAGATCGACGCCAGGGACCGCATCTCCATCGTGGGCCTTGCGGGCCTGGCACCGGGCAAGCAGGTCGACGCCATCATCCACAAGGAAGGCGGCGAGCAGATCAAGATCAAGCTCAACCACACCCTGAACGACGAGCAGATCGCCTGGTTCAAGGCCGGCTCGGCGCTGAACCAGCTCCGCAACGAAGCGGGTCTGTAA
- a CDS encoding VOC family protein yields the protein MKQYVSVITLGVEDMPRARRFYCEGLGWKASSQSNEHVTFFQVGGNVLGLFGRAALAEDAGLPPAPKGAPSTALAHNVGSREEVDALIETARTAGARITKEPAETFWGGYSGYFADPDGHLWEVAHNPFWELGGDGSMKLPE from the coding sequence ATGAAACAATACGTCAGCGTCATCACGCTGGGCGTCGAGGACATGCCCCGCGCACGCAGGTTCTATTGCGAGGGACTGGGCTGGAAGGCCTCGTCCCAGAGCAACGAACACGTGACCTTCTTTCAAGTGGGCGGCAACGTGCTGGGCCTGTTCGGCCGCGCCGCCCTGGCCGAGGATGCGGGCCTCCCGCCCGCGCCAAAGGGCGCTCCCTCGACCGCCCTGGCCCACAATGTGGGCAGCCGCGAGGAAGTCGACGCCCTCATCGAGACCGCCCGCACCGCCGGCGCGCGCATCACCAAGGAACCCGCCGAAACCTTCTGGGGCGGCTATTCGGGCTACTTCGCCGATCCCGACGGCCATCTGTGGGAAGTCGCCCACAACCCCTTCTGGGAGCTGGGCGGGGATGGAAGCATGAAGTTGCCGGAGTGA